One genomic segment of Paraburkholderia hospita includes these proteins:
- a CDS encoding GntR family transcriptional regulator, with the protein MLACLLEIKRAVSSSSDVANAASNPYVALQKVKGGERGSLTDAVELALREAIVTLVLEPGMMIDKLAVCERMGVSRFPVSAALARLEHAGLVEVLPQRGTRVKPIALHDISQHLFIRSALEVETVRAVALMRDSATIDALAVNLDQQRDVAGNGERLTFHVLDLAFHEIMLDAVNLPRVKEIVAVSRNALDRARQLLASPERLAHTLDEHERIFAAIRVGNADTAAKAMHDHLDEVVAELHRSAKERPDLFAP; encoded by the coding sequence ATGCTAGCATGTCTTCTGGAAATCAAGCGTGCCGTGAGCTCTTCGTCAGATGTAGCGAATGCCGCCAGTAATCCGTATGTCGCACTGCAAAAGGTCAAAGGCGGCGAGCGTGGCAGCCTGACCGACGCGGTGGAACTTGCGCTGAGAGAAGCGATCGTGACATTGGTGCTGGAACCCGGAATGATGATCGACAAGCTGGCCGTGTGCGAGCGCATGGGCGTATCGCGCTTTCCGGTTTCCGCTGCATTGGCGCGGCTCGAGCATGCAGGCCTCGTCGAAGTTTTGCCGCAGCGCGGCACACGCGTCAAACCCATTGCGCTTCACGACATAAGCCAGCATCTGTTCATACGCAGCGCGCTGGAAGTCGAAACCGTGCGCGCCGTCGCGCTGATGCGTGACAGCGCGACAATCGACGCGCTCGCAGTCAATCTCGATCAGCAGCGCGACGTAGCCGGCAACGGAGAGCGCTTGACGTTTCATGTACTCGATCTGGCTTTTCACGAAATCATGCTCGACGCGGTGAATTTGCCGCGTGTGAAGGAAATCGTCGCTGTATCGCGCAATGCACTGGATCGCGCAAGACAACTGTTAGCAAGTCCGGAGCGGCTCGCGCATACGCTCGACGAGCACGAGCGCATATTCGCGGCGATCCGCGTGGGAAACGCCGATACGGCTGCAAAAGCAATGCACGATCATCTCGACGAGGTGGTCGCCGAATTGCACCGGTCCGCGAAAGAAAGACCAGATCTTTTCGCACCTTAA
- a CDS encoding sugar ABC transporter ATP-binding protein: MTPLISVSKLNKSFPGVRALHEVQFELMAGEVHALMGENGAGKSTLMKILAGVYTRDSGEMLYDGKPVDFTSPREAQAAGIGIIHQELQLMNHLTVAQNMFIGREPRGRLGLFLDEDKLNAQAREILARMHVNLDPRTVVESLTVASQQMVEIAKALSFDSRVLIMDEPTSALNDAEIAELFRIIRQLKERGVGVIYISHKMDELKQISDRVTVMRDGEYVATVSTADTTVPAIIGMMVGRTLADVTPYQGAECTGDIALEVKHLNAGPLVRDVSFTLRKGEILGFAGLMGAGRTEVARAVFGADPIESGDIFVKGVKALIKRPCNAVAHSIGYLSEDRKRFGLATGMDVESNIVMSDLGKFLSLRVFLRRAQIRKRASHFINLLAIRTPSPTQPVRLLSGGNQQKIVIAKWLERDCDVLFFDEPTRGIDVGAKSEIYKLLRSLAAQGKAIVMISSELPEILRMSDRIVVMCEGRITGELSASEATQESIMHLATQRESLKTA, from the coding sequence ATGACTCCACTCATTTCCGTCAGCAAGCTCAACAAGAGCTTTCCGGGCGTGAGGGCGCTGCACGAAGTGCAGTTCGAACTCATGGCGGGGGAAGTGCATGCGTTGATGGGCGAGAACGGCGCAGGCAAGTCCACGCTGATGAAGATTCTCGCCGGCGTGTACACGCGCGATTCCGGCGAAATGCTCTACGACGGCAAGCCCGTCGATTTCACCAGCCCACGCGAAGCACAGGCGGCAGGCATCGGCATCATTCATCAGGAACTTCAGCTGATGAATCATCTGACCGTCGCGCAGAACATGTTCATTGGCCGCGAGCCGCGCGGACGCCTGGGCCTGTTTCTCGATGAAGACAAACTCAACGCGCAGGCTCGCGAGATCCTCGCGCGCATGCATGTGAATCTCGATCCGCGCACCGTCGTCGAGTCGCTCACGGTCGCGAGCCAGCAGATGGTCGAGATCGCGAAGGCGCTGTCGTTCGATTCGCGCGTGCTCATCATGGACGAGCCGACCTCCGCGCTGAACGACGCGGAGATTGCCGAGCTGTTCCGTATCATCCGTCAACTGAAGGAACGCGGCGTCGGCGTCATCTACATCTCGCACAAGATGGATGAGCTCAAGCAGATCTCCGACCGCGTCACCGTGATGCGCGATGGTGAATATGTGGCCACTGTGTCGACGGCCGACACCACCGTGCCCGCGATCATCGGCATGATGGTGGGCCGAACGCTCGCCGACGTCACACCGTATCAAGGCGCCGAATGCACGGGCGACATCGCGCTCGAAGTGAAGCATCTGAACGCCGGCCCACTCGTCAGGGACGTGAGCTTCACGCTGCGCAAAGGCGAGATATTGGGCTTTGCAGGCCTGATGGGCGCGGGCCGCACGGAAGTCGCGCGAGCGGTATTCGGCGCGGACCCGATCGAGTCAGGCGATATTTTCGTGAAAGGCGTAAAGGCGCTCATCAAAAGACCCTGCAATGCCGTCGCGCACAGCATCGGCTATCTCTCCGAAGACCGCAAACGCTTCGGCCTTGCAACAGGCATGGATGTCGAATCGAACATCGTGATGTCGGATCTCGGCAAGTTCCTGTCGCTGCGTGTGTTTCTCCGCCGCGCCCAGATACGCAAGCGAGCTTCGCATTTCATCAATCTGCTCGCGATCCGCACGCCTTCCCCGACACAACCTGTCAGGCTGCTGTCGGGCGGCAACCAGCAGAAGATCGTCATTGCGAAATGGCTGGAGCGCGACTGCGACGTACTGTTCTTCGACGAACCGACGCGCGGCATCGATGTCGGCGCAAAGAGCGAGATCTACAAGCTGTTGCGCTCGCTCGCAGCGCAAGGCAAGGCCATCGTAATGATCTCGTCGGAATTGCCGGAAATTCTGCGCATGAGCGACCGTATCGTGGTGATGTGCGAAGGCCGTATCACTGGCGAGCTTTCTGCCAGCGAGGCCACGCAGGAAAGCATCATGCATCTCGCGACGCAGCGCGAATCCTTGAAAACAGCATGA
- a CDS encoding ABC transporter permease: protein MTSQSDTAALSNEGRLSGFRARLFSPTALQKLLAFTSLILLLIFFSFTSPAFMQMDNILGILQATAVNGVLAIASTFVIITGGIDLSVGTLMTFTAVICGVFLTYWHLPMWMGVLAAIATGALCGTISGTLTAKMKIPPFIATLGMMLLLKGLSLVVSVDKPIYFTDTENFYMISQDSLIAYFLPSVPVPNAVLILFVLAIVSSITLNRTALGRYTFALGSNEEAVRLSGVNVDRWKIAIYGLGGAICGIAGLLIASRLNSAQPALGQGYELEAIAAVVIGGTSLSGGSGTILGTIIGAFIMSVLTNGLRIMSVAQEWQIVVTGLIIILAVYADILRRRKR, encoded by the coding sequence ATGACATCGCAATCGGATACAGCGGCACTGTCCAACGAAGGAAGATTATCGGGTTTCAGAGCCCGTCTCTTCTCGCCGACGGCTTTGCAAAAGCTGCTCGCGTTCACAAGCCTGATATTGCTGCTGATCTTTTTCAGCTTCACGTCGCCCGCCTTCATGCAGATGGACAACATCCTCGGCATTCTGCAGGCGACGGCCGTCAATGGCGTGCTGGCCATTGCCAGTACTTTCGTCATTATCACGGGCGGCATCGATTTGTCCGTCGGCACGTTGATGACGTTTACGGCTGTCATCTGCGGCGTGTTCCTGACCTACTGGCATTTGCCGATGTGGATGGGCGTGCTCGCCGCCATCGCGACGGGCGCACTGTGCGGCACGATTTCGGGCACGTTGACGGCGAAAATGAAAATACCGCCGTTCATTGCCACACTGGGCATGATGCTGCTGCTCAAAGGGCTTTCGCTCGTCGTGTCGGTCGATAAACCAATCTATTTCACCGATACAGAGAACTTCTACATGATCTCGCAGGATTCTCTGATCGCATATTTCCTGCCCAGCGTGCCCGTACCGAATGCCGTCCTTATTCTGTTCGTTCTTGCCATCGTGAGTTCCATCACACTCAATCGCACGGCGCTCGGCCGCTATACGTTCGCACTCGGCAGCAATGAAGAAGCCGTGCGTCTGTCGGGCGTGAACGTCGACAGATGGAAGATCGCGATTTACGGCCTGGGCGGTGCGATTTGTGGCATCGCTGGATTGCTGATCGCATCGCGTTTGAATTCGGCGCAACCGGCCCTCGGCCAGGGCTACGAACTGGAAGCGATTGCGGCTGTGGTGATTGGCGGCACGTCGTTGAGTGGCGGCTCGGGCACGATACTCGGCACCATCATCGGCGCATTCATCATGAGTGTGCTGACCAACGGCTTGCGCATCATGTCGGTTGCACAGGAATGGCAGATCGTGGTGACAGGTCTCATCATCATTCTCGCCGTGTACGCCGATATCTTGCGACGCCGAAAGCGCTGA
- a CDS encoding ABC transporter substrate-binding protein, whose translation MLKRKVLSIAIGVGALVGASNLAYADEPYIPLISKGFQHQFWQAVKSGAEQSAKANNVRITFEGPETEAMVDKQIDMLSAALAKKPQALGIAALDSKAAIPLLKRAQSSKIPVIAFDSGVDSDIPLTTCATDNLAAAALAADKMAGMIGNSGEVGVIVHDQTSRTGIDRRDGFLNEMKSKHPNVKIVSVQYGGGDHLKSAEIAKAMIQANPNIKGIFGANEGSAEGAAIGVKESGKKLVLIGYDSGKEQKEDIMSGLMAGAITQNPVGIGKCVIDSAVKALKGEKLPKKVDTGFYWYDKTNINDPKIAAVLYD comes from the coding sequence ATGTTGAAAAGAAAAGTACTCAGTATCGCGATCGGTGTCGGCGCACTCGTCGGGGCGAGCAACCTGGCGTACGCGGACGAGCCCTACATTCCGCTCATTTCGAAAGGCTTCCAGCATCAGTTCTGGCAGGCCGTGAAATCGGGCGCGGAGCAATCCGCGAAGGCAAACAACGTGCGTATCACGTTCGAAGGCCCGGAAACGGAGGCAATGGTCGATAAACAGATCGACATGTTATCGGCTGCACTCGCGAAGAAACCGCAGGCACTCGGCATTGCCGCGCTCGACAGCAAGGCGGCCATTCCGTTGCTCAAGCGTGCGCAGTCCAGCAAGATTCCCGTCATCGCGTTCGACTCTGGCGTCGACAGCGATATTCCGCTGACGACGTGCGCGACGGATAACCTCGCAGCCGCTGCGCTCGCCGCGGACAAGATGGCCGGGATGATCGGCAATTCGGGCGAAGTCGGTGTCATCGTGCACGACCAGACGAGCCGCACGGGCATCGACCGGCGCGACGGCTTCCTGAACGAAATGAAGTCGAAGCATCCGAACGTCAAGATCGTTTCGGTGCAATACGGTGGCGGTGATCACCTGAAGTCGGCGGAAATTGCCAAGGCGATGATTCAGGCCAATCCGAACATCAAGGGCATTTTCGGCGCCAACGAAGGTTCGGCGGAAGGCGCGGCAATCGGCGTGAAGGAATCGGGCAAGAAGCTGGTGCTGATCGGCTACGACTCAGGCAAGGAACAGAAAGAGGACATCATGTCCGGCCTGATGGCGGGCGCGATTACGCAAAACCCGGTGGGCATCGGCAAATGCGTGATCGACTCGGCCGTGAAAGCGCTCAAGGGCGAGAAGCTGCCGAAGAAAGTCGATACCGGCTTTTACTGGTACGACAAGACGAACATAAATGATCCGAAGATCGCTGCTGTACTCTATGACTAA
- a CDS encoding GlxA family transcriptional regulator, with translation MRITVLALDGLFDTGLAVTLDALGAANKLASRMMGGTPKFNVTVVGVRKRVRSGQGFTIPVQAITPDLKPDWVIVPALGKTTPDELIPALDRADVKQATAQLLKWRAEGALIAASCIGTFLLAEAGLLDHREATSTWSLAPLFRQRYPKVSLDESRMLVATDIGVTAGAALGHLDLTLWLIRKASPELATLVSRYLLADIRSLQAPYIIPNHLALADPLMQRFERWARDHLKEGFSLQDAAGALATSARTLQRRCQEVLGKSPLAYFQDLRVERAQSLLHGSGLDLEAIAAEVGYVDGATLRTLLRQRLGRGVRELRADLR, from the coding sequence ATGCGCATTACCGTGCTCGCACTCGATGGACTGTTCGATACAGGGCTCGCCGTTACGCTCGACGCGCTCGGCGCCGCGAACAAGCTCGCTTCCCGCATGATGGGCGGAACGCCGAAATTCAACGTCACGGTCGTGGGTGTGCGCAAGCGCGTGCGCTCAGGGCAGGGTTTCACGATTCCCGTGCAGGCGATCACACCGGACCTGAAGCCGGACTGGGTCATCGTCCCCGCGCTCGGCAAGACGACGCCGGACGAATTGATTCCCGCGCTGGATCGAGCGGACGTGAAGCAGGCCACCGCACAATTGCTGAAATGGCGTGCTGAAGGCGCCTTGATCGCCGCTTCGTGTATCGGCACGTTTCTGCTCGCCGAAGCCGGTCTGCTCGATCATCGCGAAGCGACGTCGACCTGGTCGCTCGCGCCGCTCTTCAGGCAACGCTATCCGAAGGTCTCGCTCGACGAATCGCGCATGCTCGTCGCAACCGATATCGGCGTGACGGCGGGCGCCGCATTAGGGCATCTCGACCTCACGCTCTGGTTGATCCGCAAGGCGAGTCCGGAACTGGCGACGCTCGTTTCGCGCTACCTGTTAGCCGATATCCGCTCATTGCAGGCGCCGTACATCATTCCCAATCATCTGGCGCTGGCGGACCCGTTGATGCAGCGTTTCGAACGATGGGCGCGGGATCATCTGAAGGAGGGTTTCTCGCTGCAGGACGCCGCCGGCGCACTGGCGACGAGCGCGCGCACGTTGCAGCGCCGCTGCCAGGAAGTGCTGGGGAAATCGCCGCTCGCGTACTTTCAGGACTTGCGCGTCGAGCGCGCGCAATCGCTTCTACACGGCAGCGGTCTCGATCTCGAAGCGATTGCGGCTGAAGTGGGTTATGTCGACGGTGCGACGTTGAGAACGCTGTTGCGCCAGCGTTTGGGAAGGGGCGTGCGTGAGTTGCGCGCGGACTTGCGCTAA
- a CDS encoding GNAT family N-acetyltransferase, with protein sequence MSERRATIGKHTPLAYSERSSGSVVLRRFDPSRDSYEQLTTMLHRAFARLGMMGLNCTCVDQDVAVTMRRAQTGDCFVMVSGGKIIGTMTLYASDSDSLCEHYHRQDVATIRQLAIDPSWQNRGIGKSMLAFAEHWAATRGYAELALDTPYPAAHLVAFYRGQGFRIVDAIRFTGKMYDSAILSKAPVVARTLAAWTHQIALPGVRLVRFAA encoded by the coding sequence ATGTCGGAACGACGCGCGACAATCGGAAAGCACACGCCCCTCGCTTATAGCGAGCGGAGCAGCGGCAGCGTGGTGCTACGACGCTTCGATCCGTCGCGCGACTCGTACGAGCAACTCACGACAATGCTGCATCGCGCGTTTGCGCGGCTTGGCATGATGGGGTTGAACTGCACATGTGTGGATCAGGATGTGGCCGTCACGATGAGACGCGCTCAAACTGGCGACTGCTTCGTGATGGTCAGTGGTGGAAAGATCATCGGCACGATGACGCTTTATGCGAGCGACAGCGACTCGCTCTGCGAGCATTATCACCGGCAGGATGTCGCGACGATTCGCCAGTTGGCTATCGATCCTTCGTGGCAAAACCGCGGCATCGGTAAATCTATGCTGGCGTTTGCCGAGCATTGGGCCGCGACGCGCGGTTATGCGGAGTTGGCGCTCGATACGCCGTATCCGGCTGCGCATCTCGTTGCCTTCTATCGCGGGCAGGGCTTCCGCATCGTCGACGCGATCCGCTTCACAGGCAAGATGTACGACAGCGCGATTCTCAGTAAAGCGCCCGTCGTTGCGCGTACGCTGGCCGCGTGGACGCATCAGATCGCGTTGCCGGGCGTGCGCCTCGTTCGGTTCGCGGCGTGA